In Lolium rigidum isolate FL_2022 chromosome 7, APGP_CSIRO_Lrig_0.1, whole genome shotgun sequence, the DNA window CTATTGATCCACTGATCTCTGAGATAAGTGCACAGGAAACATAACAGACCAATATGCATAAATATACCCAGTGgtataataataaaaaatgcATATGCTGCATGAGCAGGCAACAATCAGCATAGAGCACCCAATTTCAACTTTAACAAGTTCAACATACACCACATTGTAGAGGTGAACATGATATCGACTGACTGGTGGCTTCAATTTTATCTCCTTGGATGACACTCTAAATTCAAAATACTTCCATCTGTGTGAGGCTTAAAAAACCATTGGTCCGGTTGCTGCTTATTCACTATTTCAGTATTAAATTGACCATCGCTCAGAGTGCCAGATAGAATCTACCAAGTCTGGGTCTCGTTAATGTTTAAAGCACAATCGTCAACTCCAAAGTAAATGAGGAAGAATGACTATCTACTACATCTACATTTGGTGTAATCAATTAAGTTATGCAAGAAATTTTGGGGAGAATATGTGATCTAGCGCCACTACCATTCTTCAAAATCCATAGGAATATGTATTTAAGCACTTGATCATGTTTTCGTTGAAATGGTGCGTTCAAAAGATCACAAGCTATGTCTCTACGTTACTTGGTATTTACTTCTGGAAGATTCGAGTGCAAGGTTTGCTAAGACCTAGTCAAAACCTTGCACTACTTGTTTTTctttttacctcaaaaaaaaagacCTAGTCAAAACCTATAATAACTCTTGAGCTAGTAAAGAAAAGGGTGTTTCAATCCTATACAAAATCAGTTATTGTATTCCATTACTTCTTGCAAGCAGACTTAAGATAAGTGTTGGCAGGATCTCACCTCAAAGTTAACCTCTTCAGGTTCTTTATGCGCTCTCATTTCCTGAAACCAACACCAATCGTTACAAAAAGAAATATACAGCAAGAAAAGCGCACTTAAAGTGGGATACTAACAGAGAACGATGTTGTCTCATCAGTTTCCTTCGTTGCCTCCATCTAACAAACATTCAATCACATCTGAATCAGTTAAGCACAaacaggaaaatgaaacaaacaaCATAAAGCCAGGGATCTCACATCTCGATAAACCCCATCTGAGAATGAAGGCCGGGGCGACGAGCCCTCTTCAGACCCCTCCCGCACAGGCGACGGTGGCCGGGGTGGTTCGACGTAGAGAACCTTCAGCTTCACCTCGTCCACCACATTCCCTGATTCCTTTTTGAACTACGCAAGGTTCGCTTGTTAGCACCGCTAGAACAAAACCTCCATCAACATAACAAAGACGCAGAGGCGGTAGAGAGTGGTGTACCATCTCTCCGGTGATATCCTTGACTGCCATGCCCTCGGTCACCACAGCGCTCTGCACGAGAAACTTGTCCTTGCACTGCATTCCCGGCGGCGCCTCCTTTTGCGCTTGCATTGTCACTGAGAAATCAGAGACAGTTTCAGTTTTTTGCGCATAAATGACAAAGCATCATCCCGATGGGTTTGCTGGAAGGGCGTGGGAGTTAGCAGTACCGATGACGTCGCTGGTGGAGCGCGGTGGCACGATGCCGCTGTTCGGCCGGACGCAGTACTTCTTCGGGCTGGTTGTCTTGACCTGAGAAGCGCAGCAATTCGCCGAAACGCGGCATTGCGTTCAGACAAGTTGGAAAAGTTGTGCAATTGCAGGGTTGTGGAAAAAAGAGTTTTCCGATTACCTTGAAGGCGATGTAGCCATCCGTCCTGTTGGTGAGCTGCATGGAGCACGAGATCTGCTTCTTCGTCTCAACTGCGGGATCCAAAAGGAAGAGTGTGAGGGAGATAACAAAAAATTTAGCAGGAGCAGTAAAACCGACGAATCCGCCAGATTCCCGAATAAAAGAAAATGGCACGGGAATGTTTGGCTTAAAAAAGTAAACTGGGAAGCTATAACCAACAAAACTCCGAAAATTCCTTCAACAAGAATAACGGCAGGTGCCCAGAACAGCTAGACAAAAGCACGGGCGAGTTGAGGAGGAGAGATTGGCGTACAGGGGAAGCAGAGCTCGAGGGGCTCGATCCCGAGCAGCTCCTTGGCGTCGGAGCCCATCTGCCGCGCGCTCGGATTCGGGAGAGGGGAGCGCTCGAGCTCCGCGCGGGTTGGATCCGGGGTTGGGGCGACGAGTGCGAGAAGAGGGGggggagctagggtttggggagtggGTTCAGTGTGCCTCGGGAGGCGAGAGCAGTGGAGAATCGGAAGGAATTTGGTTGGAAAGCAGCAGCAGGGTGAAGAAGGTTGGTCTGGTCTGGTCTTTGGTTGGGGAGACGAGCACGAGAGGTAAAAAGTAGGCTGGGCCAAATGCGGTTGCGGTTGAATGGTTGATGCAGCTTTTGACCGCTGCATGGTTTTCCTTTTTCTGCAAAAGGGCAAAGCTGTGGCCCTGTGGTAGGTGAATTTCCTATTGGCACTGGTAATCAGGTATTTTGCATCCTGCCAGGGCATTCCCTGCTTCAAAGAGAAA includes these proteins:
- the LOC124673766 gene encoding vesicle-associated protein 1-2-like, encoding MGSDAKELLGIEPLELCFPFETKKQISCSMQLTNRTDGYIAFKVKTTSPKKYCVRPNSGIVPPRSTSDVIVTMQAQKEAPPGMQCKDKFLVQSAVVTEGMAVKDITGEMFKKESGNVVDEVKLKVLYVEPPRPPSPVREGSEEGSSPRPSFSDGVYRDMEATKETDETTSFSEMRAHKEPEEVNFETSALISRLTEERNSAIQQNNKLREELDMVRREISKQDGGFPFVFVVAVALLGILLGFVMKR